The following proteins are encoded in a genomic region of Bradyrhizobium sp. SK17:
- a CDS encoding creatininase family protein, with translation MRSEQPRELRIEHLTSAEIAEAIAAGARTAILPLGAIEQHGPHLPLSMDSDHADALAVRIARKLGAALVLPTVKVGYSPHHLGFCGSLSVRPATLEAICLDYCSSLAAHGFARVVLFSGHIGNYPIMRDFEPRLAAALAPALQVIVYRDSAAILDAWRKSAQSVAGLGSHVGGHADVAETSVMLVLHPEKVRPDRAAAGIWARWTRRSCGGRSSRASTRSRPTVSSAIPPGVRRRSATLRWTP, from the coding sequence ATGCGTTCCGAGCAACCGCGTGAGCTGCGGATCGAACACCTGACCAGCGCCGAGATCGCCGAGGCGATCGCGGCCGGCGCCCGCACGGCGATCCTTCCGCTGGGTGCGATCGAGCAGCATGGACCTCATCTTCCGCTGTCGATGGATAGTGATCACGCCGATGCGCTCGCGGTCCGCATCGCCCGCAAGCTCGGCGCTGCACTGGTCCTGCCTACGGTCAAGGTCGGGTACTCGCCCCACCACCTCGGTTTCTGCGGCTCGCTTTCGGTGCGTCCCGCTACGCTAGAGGCGATCTGCCTGGACTATTGTAGCAGCCTCGCCGCGCACGGGTTCGCCCGCGTCGTCCTCTTCTCCGGCCACATCGGCAATTACCCGATCATGCGTGACTTCGAGCCGCGGCTGGCCGCGGCACTCGCCCCGGCGCTTCAGGTCATCGTCTATCGAGACAGTGCCGCGATCCTCGACGCATGGCGCAAGTCGGCGCAGTCGGTCGCTGGTCTCGGAAGCCACGTCGGTGGTCACGCAGACGTCGCGGAGACCTCGGTGATGCTCGTCCTGCACCCCGAGAAGGTTCGGCCCGATCGGGCGGCTGCGGGTATCTGGGCACGGTGGACGAGGCGTTCCTGCGGCGGGCGTTCGTCGAGGGCATCGACGCGGTCTCGCCCAACGGTGTCCTCGGCGATCCCGCCGGGAGTTCGAAGGCGATCGGCCACGCTGCGTTGGACGCCGTGA
- a CDS encoding long-chain fatty acid--CoA ligase: MASGRTEWVMTALGILSAGAIPVGVYPTSSPAEVRQLVGHSEAIAMVVGDVADVAKVAAIASELPALRAVISFDDAPSGLPEMVVSRTWVDLRETGRAHDAANPALFDQRLAGGDIDQPAALFYTSGSTGAPKGVVHTHRTLQYSVLGSAVLNPELTTTRRDSLSFLGLSHVAPALSGVYAPIMTRSVVTFCRIDQLSEALRGVRPAGIVWPPRLHEKLLSVALAALKQTPAPFQKSYENAMEVAREVAAARRRGDAVPAELQARYDQAQQQVFLPLRAKLGVDRVNVAWTSSGAMTPEVQALWQMWGVDLRELYGTTETCGWVLGQWDRAFPSPGTVGKAMPDPRFAIKTSSEGELLVKGPLLFRGYWNNPEATADVMDGEWYRTGDLVEIDASGEVKLIGRAKDIIVTSGGKTISPQPIEVRLKANPLIEEAVVVGDGRNYLTVLIWPTETAGRLDSDALHQGLQAWIDKLNADLARPLQLKDFRIAPRALSPGAGELTSKGTIRRPAVLKSFSALVDEMYSAAEHNEFADQARLQG; the protein is encoded by the coding sequence ATGGCGTCGGGCCGCACCGAATGGGTCATGACGGCGCTCGGCATCCTGTCGGCCGGGGCGATCCCGGTGGGCGTCTACCCCACGAGCTCCCCTGCTGAGGTGAGGCAGCTCGTCGGGCACAGCGAGGCCATCGCCATGGTGGTCGGCGATGTCGCCGACGTCGCAAAGGTCGCCGCAATCGCCTCGGAGCTTCCCGCGCTGCGCGCCGTGATCAGCTTCGATGATGCCCCGTCGGGGTTGCCCGAAATGGTCGTCAGCAGGACATGGGTCGACCTGCGCGAGACCGGTCGAGCCCATGACGCGGCCAACCCGGCGCTGTTCGACCAACGCCTCGCCGGCGGTGACATCGACCAGCCGGCAGCCTTGTTCTACACCTCGGGCTCTACCGGAGCCCCCAAGGGGGTCGTCCACACCCACCGCACCCTGCAGTACTCGGTGCTCGGCTCCGCCGTGCTCAACCCCGAGCTGACCACGACCCGCCGCGACTCGCTCAGCTTCCTGGGCCTATCCCATGTCGCTCCGGCGCTGTCCGGCGTCTACGCGCCGATCATGACTCGGTCGGTGGTGACTTTCTGCCGCATCGACCAGCTGTCCGAGGCGCTCCGCGGCGTACGTCCTGCGGGGATCGTCTGGCCGCCGCGGCTGCACGAGAAGTTGCTCAGCGTGGCGCTGGCCGCGCTCAAGCAGACGCCGGCACCGTTCCAGAAGTCCTACGAGAACGCGATGGAGGTGGCCCGCGAGGTTGCCGCCGCGCGCCGGCGCGGCGACGCCGTGCCCGCCGAGTTGCAAGCGCGCTACGACCAGGCCCAGCAGCAGGTGTTCCTGCCCCTGCGCGCGAAGTTGGGCGTGGACCGCGTCAACGTCGCTTGGACCTCGTCGGGAGCGATGACCCCCGAGGTGCAAGCACTGTGGCAGATGTGGGGGGTGGATCTGCGCGAACTGTATGGCACCACCGAGACCTGCGGCTGGGTGCTCGGGCAGTGGGACCGCGCCTTCCCATCCCCTGGGACCGTAGGCAAGGCCATGCCCGACCCGCGCTTCGCAATCAAGACCAGCAGTGAAGGGGAGCTGCTGGTGAAGGGACCGCTGCTGTTCCGCGGCTACTGGAACAACCCGGAGGCGACGGCAGACGTGATGGACGGAGAGTGGTATCGCACCGGCGACCTCGTCGAGATCGACGCCTCCGGTGAGGTCAAGCTGATCGGTCGGGCCAAGGACATCATCGTCACCAGCGGCGGCAAGACCATCAGCCCGCAGCCCATCGAGGTGCGCCTGAAGGCCAATCCCCTGATCGAGGAGGCTGTGGTCGTCGGCGACGGCCGCAACTACCTCACCGTTCTCATCTGGCCGACCGAGACGGCCGGCAGGCTCGACAGCGATGCGCTGCATCAAGGCCTGCAAGCCTGGATCGATAAGCTCAACGCCGACCTCGCACGCCCCCTTCAGCTCAAGGACTTTCGGATCGCACCACGCGCGCTCTCGCCCGGCGCGGGCGAGCTCACGTCCAAGGGCACGATCCGTCGGCCAGCAGTGCTCAAATCGTTCAGCGCACTCGTGGATGAGATGTACAGCGCCGCGGAACACAACGAGTTCGCCGACCAGGCGCGGCTCCAGGGTTGA
- a CDS encoding flavin reductase family protein yields the protein MSEQMDSRMLRDAFGAFPTGVVAVAAQVDGRLVGLAASSFTSVSLEPPLVSFAVAKGSTTWPELRRAEHLGVTVLAEDHGALCRQLAGPARERFTDVAFEIIDSGAVMLAEGIAKYDCTVREELEAGDHVIVLLQLHGVVVDSRRQPLIFHRSGFGRLALLEERP from the coding sequence ATGAGCGAGCAGATGGACAGCAGGATGCTGCGCGACGCCTTCGGCGCGTTCCCGACGGGCGTCGTGGCCGTGGCGGCACAGGTCGACGGGAGGCTGGTGGGTCTTGCGGCCTCCTCGTTCACCTCGGTGTCGCTCGAACCTCCGCTGGTGTCATTCGCCGTCGCGAAAGGCTCGACCACGTGGCCCGAGCTACGCCGAGCCGAGCACCTCGGAGTCACCGTGCTCGCTGAGGACCACGGCGCATTGTGTCGGCAGCTCGCCGGACCGGCTCGCGAACGGTTCACCGACGTCGCCTTCGAGATCATCGACAGCGGTGCAGTGATGCTCGCCGAGGGGATCGCCAAGTATGACTGCACTGTCCGCGAGGAGCTGGAGGCGGGCGATCATGTCATCGTGCTGCTCCAACTCCATGGCGTCGTCGTCGATAGCCGCAGGCAGCCCCTCATCTTCCACCGCAGCGGGTTCGGAAGGCTCGCATTGCTTGAGGAAAGGCCATGA
- a CDS encoding enoyl-CoA hydratase/isomerase family protein, with translation MTVRYDSEAATGLRTAGHDGVLVATLDRPPANALNRPLLLAMIALFRDRGEGDPPPVVITGAGDRFFCAGGDIKEVDGAAAGPIQQRMRGFHNLLVAMERYRAPVIAAVNGDCVGGGVEYALFADAVLAAPHARFGFPEIRHGLLPADKGIQRLIRLIGMRRARDLLLSGELIGAEEAARWGLVDAIIEPGRLMIEALDRAREAGRRAPVLYAALKHAVNDYDDIEDQQRADVTLAKAASWIDDPVARSLREGWRKQRAPSRSSGGTPPALNTTPDHT, from the coding sequence ATGACGGTCCGATACGATAGCGAGGCGGCGACCGGACTGCGGACGGCCGGCCACGACGGCGTCCTGGTCGCAACGCTCGACAGGCCGCCAGCCAACGCCCTGAACCGTCCGCTGCTGCTCGCCATGATCGCGCTGTTCCGAGACCGCGGCGAGGGCGACCCGCCACCGGTGGTGATCACCGGCGCCGGCGATCGGTTCTTCTGCGCCGGCGGCGACATCAAGGAGGTGGACGGAGCTGCCGCCGGCCCGATCCAACAGCGGATGCGGGGATTCCACAATCTGCTCGTCGCGATGGAGCGATACCGGGCTCCGGTGATCGCCGCCGTCAACGGCGACTGCGTCGGCGGCGGCGTCGAGTACGCGCTGTTCGCGGACGCGGTGCTCGCGGCGCCGCACGCCCGGTTCGGATTCCCCGAGATCAGACATGGCCTGCTGCCCGCTGACAAAGGCATCCAGCGCCTCATCCGGTTGATCGGAATGCGGCGCGCGCGCGACCTGCTGCTGAGTGGTGAACTGATCGGTGCCGAGGAGGCGGCGCGGTGGGGGCTCGTCGACGCCATTATCGAGCCCGGCCGACTGATGATCGAAGCGCTCGATCGTGCCCGAGAGGCCGGGCGTCGAGCGCCGGTGCTCTATGCGGCGCTCAAGCATGCCGTCAACGACTACGACGACATCGAAGACCAACAGCGAGCCGACGTCACGCTCGCCAAGGCTGCCTCCTGGATCGACGACCCCGTGGCCCGGAGCCTCCGAGAAGGATGGAGGAAGCAGCGGGCGCCGTCGCGGTCTTCCGGCGGAACGCCGCCGGCACTGAACACCACACCAGACCACACGTAG
- a CDS encoding ABC transporter substrate-binding protein: protein MILRYVVPTCSASLLLATFGTAFAQKAYDAGATDTEIKIGNIMPYSGPASAFGILGKIEGAYYKMINDQGGINGRKINFISYDDGYSPPKAVEQARKLVESDEVLLLAGVLGTPSNSAIQKYMNARKVPQLFVSSGATRFGDYRNFPWTMGWQADYQIEGRVYATYLLEQKPDAKVAILYQNDDFGKDLLKGVKDGLGERAAKMIVAEEPYEIIEPTVESHIVKLKASGADTFFSMTTPKAAAQSIKKAAELGWKPVYFQSLIGASSTVLKSAGYDNAQGILSAAFSKDTDRQWDDDEGMKRLSAFLAKYAPEADKGDGSVVYAYGVAETVVQVLRQCGDTLTRENIMKQAANLKDFAPDILLPGISINTSPTDYYPVEQLRMMRFKGEKWEMFGDVIDGKRPE, encoded by the coding sequence ATGATCTTGCGGTATGTAGTCCCGACTTGCAGCGCAAGCCTTCTACTTGCGACGTTCGGCACCGCTTTCGCGCAGAAAGCATACGATGCCGGTGCGACCGATACCGAGATCAAGATCGGCAACATCATGCCGTATAGCGGCCCGGCCTCCGCCTTCGGCATTCTCGGAAAGATCGAGGGCGCCTACTACAAGATGATCAACGATCAGGGCGGCATCAACGGCCGCAAGATCAACTTCATCAGCTACGACGACGGCTATTCGCCTCCCAAAGCCGTCGAGCAGGCGCGCAAGCTTGTCGAGAGCGACGAGGTGCTGCTGCTGGCGGGCGTGCTCGGCACGCCGTCTAACTCCGCCATCCAGAAATATATGAACGCCAGGAAGGTGCCGCAGCTCTTCGTGTCGTCCGGCGCGACCAGATTCGGCGACTACAGGAACTTTCCGTGGACGATGGGCTGGCAAGCTGACTATCAAATCGAAGGACGCGTCTACGCGACGTACCTCCTCGAGCAAAAGCCCGACGCCAAGGTCGCCATTCTCTATCAGAATGACGATTTCGGCAAAGACCTGCTCAAAGGTGTGAAAGATGGCCTTGGCGAGCGCGCTGCAAAGATGATCGTCGCGGAAGAGCCATACGAGATCATTGAACCCACAGTCGAAAGCCATATCGTCAAATTGAAAGCAAGCGGCGCTGATACCTTCTTCAGCATGACCACGCCCAAGGCTGCTGCGCAAAGCATCAAGAAGGCCGCGGAGCTCGGCTGGAAGCCAGTTTATTTTCAGAGCCTCATCGGCGCTTCAAGCACGGTGCTGAAGTCGGCCGGCTATGATAACGCCCAAGGCATCCTGTCGGCGGCCTTTTCAAAGGATACTGATCGGCAGTGGGATGACGACGAAGGGATGAAGAGGCTTAGCGCCTTTCTCGCCAAATATGCTCCGGAGGCCGACAAGGGCGACGGAAGCGTCGTCTACGCCTATGGGGTCGCGGAGACCGTCGTTCAAGTCTTGAGACAGTGCGGCGATACGCTGACGCGCGAGAACATTATGAAGCAGGCCGCCAACCTGAAGGATTTCGCGCCCGATATCCTTCTGCCGGGCATCTCCATCAACACATCTCCGACCGATTACTATCCGGTCGAGCAACTGCGGATGATGCGCTTCAAGGGTGAGAAATGGGAAATGTTTGGTGATGTCATTGACGGCAAGAGACCGGAATGA